Proteins encoded within one genomic window of Gemmatimonadota bacterium:
- a CDS encoding amidohydrolase family protein, with protein ALLTGVHRYAEVQQGITTQLLTPDGFGWTGLSPERTRELWTYTRFSVGEVDIPIGWQTPEDYLRLFPNNSAANVYPQVPHCAVRLSACGWDARPATDDEIARMSDLTRQWMEAGAGALNLGLDYQPSANADFRELVALCKVTAEYGGIYAAHVRYHTIGRVAAWEETIALSRAANIPVHISHERVNDENADLLERIEREDIDLTFESYLYPAGMTHLYMMLPMKFQVGSPDEVNARLEDPEVRAESVAELKTWLGRGDQIVGYTGSGRYTGERLSDLAARANTSLEDFAYDLIFQEREDHAVIFPWQIDPEVAEQTVTRTATHPRMMIASDGIFNIPHPHPRGFGCFARVLGHFVRERGLLTFEEAIYKMSGFPARRFNIPDRGELAVGKAADLVVFDPDTVAARSTFENPTLPPVGISHVFVNGQSVIANGEPTGALPGQVLRRV; from the coding sequence GCCCTGCTTACAGGTGTTCATCGCTATGCCGAGGTGCAGCAGGGTATTACGACGCAACTTCTGACGCCCGATGGGTTTGGGTGGACGGGACTCTCGCCCGAGCGCACGCGCGAATTGTGGACATATACGCGCTTTTCCGTTGGCGAGGTCGATATTCCGATTGGCTGGCAAACGCCTGAGGATTATCTGCGTCTTTTTCCGAATAACAGCGCGGCAAATGTGTATCCACAAGTTCCGCATTGCGCGGTTCGCCTGTCTGCATGCGGGTGGGATGCGCGGCCAGCAACAGATGATGAGATTGCACGGATGTCGGATCTCACGCGACAATGGATGGAGGCGGGGGCAGGTGCGCTCAATTTGGGTCTCGATTATCAGCCGAGTGCCAATGCGGATTTTCGGGAGCTTGTTGCGCTTTGCAAAGTTACGGCGGAATACGGGGGTATTTACGCGGCTCATGTGCGCTATCACACGATTGGGCGCGTTGCCGCATGGGAAGAGACTATCGCGCTTTCCCGCGCTGCAAATATCCCGGTTCATATCTCGCACGAGCGGGTCAACGACGAGAATGCCGATTTGCTGGAAAGAATTGAGCGCGAAGATATCGATCTGACTTTTGAATCTTATCTCTATCCGGCCGGGATGACGCATTTGTATATGATGCTGCCTATGAAATTTCAGGTCGGTAGTCCGGATGAGGTCAATGCGCGTCTTGAGGATCCAGAGGTTCGCGCTGAGTCAGTCGCCGAACTCAAGACATGGCTCGGGCGCGGCGATCAAATCGTGGGTTATACTGGCTCGGGCAGGTACACGGGAGAACGCCTGAGCGATCTCGCGGCTCGGGCAAATACATCTCTTGAGGATTTTGCATACGATCTGATTTTTCAGGAGCGCGAAGACCATGCCGTTATTTTTCCCTGGCAGATTGATCCCGAAGTAGCGGAGCAGACCGTGACGCGCACAGCCACGCATCCGCGTATGATGATTGCCAGTGATGGCATTTTTAATATTCCGCATCCGCATCCGCGGGGTTTTGGATGTTTTGCGCGCGTGCTGGGTCATTTTGTGCGCGAGCGCGGGTTGCTGACTTTTGAGGAGGCGATTTACAAGATGAGCGGTTTTCCCGCGCGGCGTTTCAATATTCCCGACCGGGGCGAACTCGCTGTGGGCAAGGCCGCTGATCTCGTTGTTTTTGATCCCGATACGGTGGCTGCGAGATCTACTTTTGAAAATCCCACGCTGCCGCCAGTCGGTATTTCGCATGTTTTTGTCAACGGACAGTCCGTCATTGCCAATGGGGAACCCACAGGTGCGTTGCCCGGTCAGGTGCTGCGCCGCGTTTGA
- the nagB gene encoding glucosamine-6-phosphate deaminase, with protein MPIQVKICDTPDDVARVAASIIAALIRQKPDAVLGLATGSTPVRTYADLVRMNREGLSFSQLTTFNLDEYWGLDGTHPQSYRHFMNRTFFDGTDIQLWNTHVPNGTAVDADLECEAFETRIQACGGVDLWLLGIGRNGHIAFNEPGSAPDSRTRLVDLTESTIAANSRFFERVDDVPKQALTAGIATICEARRILLLATGTDKARAIARAVQGAPHPSCPASFLQTHSDCTFILDREAASEVSPALNS; from the coding sequence ATGCCTATTCAAGTGAAAATTTGCGATACGCCCGACGATGTGGCTCGCGTTGCTGCATCGATAATTGCCGCGCTTATTCGCCAGAAGCCAGATGCTGTGCTCGGTTTGGCAACGGGGTCAACGCCGGTGAGGACGTATGCCGATCTCGTGCGGATGAATCGGGAGGGGCTGAGTTTTTCGCAGCTTACGACTTTTAATCTCGATGAGTACTGGGGGCTTGATGGCACGCATCCGCAGAGTTATCGCCATTTTATGAATCGCACGTTTTTTGACGGTACTGATATTCAACTTTGGAATACGCATGTGCCCAATGGGACAGCAGTGGATGCCGATCTCGAGTGCGAGGCTTTTGAGACCAGGATACAGGCGTGTGGCGGCGTGGATTTGTGGTTGCTCGGCATTGGTCGCAATGGACATATTGCTTTTAACGAGCCCGGCAGTGCGCCCGATTCTCGCACCCGTCTGGTCGATTTGACCGAGAGTACGATTGCGGCGAATAGTCGCTTTTTCGAGCGCGTTGACGATGTGCCCAAACAGGCGCTTACCGCGGGGATTGCCACGATTTGTGAGGCGAGGCGGATTCTTCTTCTGGCAACGGGTACAGATAAGGCGAGAGCGATTGCTCGCGCTGTTCAGGGTGCTCCCCATCCATCCTGTCCGGCGAGTTTTTTACAGACACATTCGGATTGTACGTTTATTTTAGATAGAGAGGCGGCGTCGGAAGTTAGCCCGGCTCTTAACTCGTAA